Proteins encoded by one window of Asterias rubens chromosome 18, eAstRub1.3, whole genome shotgun sequence:
- the LOC117302422 gene encoding proton-associated sugar transporter A-like → MRTRTFSRTRTISTTSSPGLSGESRGETHRSRKDSTLSWTSTSDAILPTGDIIPVPEDTETDRPKRSLWQLISLNLVVLGIEFCYAMETALVIPLLLQMGLPNSLYSLTWLLSPTLGFFLSPVIGTLSDRCRCFWGRRRPFILVLCVGVIIGFTLFLNGRDLGLLAGDVTPDHQVGLILTVIGVVILDFCADSCDSPSKSYIIDVCNLADVDKGLNIRAVLGGLGAGAGYIFNGIDWESNAMGKALGSQLRVVFLFNCIVCFTCFTLTLFSIKEKPLPPAPKKDRVNQERNGYQRFDSGVPKAASKRKQLSYDSLFTSQGSLDPAVSSPARSINSKEQSYGKSLTESNINSASTSRVDEYPSTSTSSGSGMDDWEDSEFESKEETVSAGKLLMSIVKMPSELRWLCLNHFIGWSALVSIFLFYTDYMAEVVYKGSPTAPEGSEKRNLYDDGVQMGCWGMVIFSGSVIVYATLLNKLSSYIAPRTNYVLGQTIYAVGVGCMAIFSDSIPATLALNVTSGVMFATVTTLPYGLLADYHDSYKNMNDLARSKRGLGTDVACLASITFLAQMFVSAILGALISLTGTKITIVLFASGFSFLAAITSALFVVYSVGDPPEFQDLDEERQPLVM, encoded by the exons ATGAG AACCCGGACTTTCTCACGGACAAGAACAATCAGTACCACCTCTTCTCCTGGTTTATCAGGAGAGTCGAGGGGTGAAACCCACCGAAGCCGAAAGGATTCCACACTAAGCTGGACATCCACCTCAGACGCCATCCTCCCAACAGGAGATATTATTCCAGTTCCGGAGGACACAGAAACTGATCGCCCAAAACGATCGCTATGGCAACTCATCAGCCTGAACTTGGTGGTCCTTGGGATCGAGTTCTGTTATGCGATGGAGACGGCCTTAGTCATACCACTGTTGTTACAGATGGGTCTACCTAACTCCCTCTATAGTTTGACGTGGCTGCTGAGTCCGACGTTGGGTTTCTTTTTATCACCGGTGATTGGAACGCTGAGCGATCGTTGCCGATGCTTCTGGGGGAGAAGACGACCTTTCATTCTTGTGTTGTGTGTTGGTGTCATCATTGGCTTCACACTGTTTCTGAATGGGAGGGATCTGGGGTTATTGGCTGGTGATGTTACTCCTG ATCATCAAGTTGGACTGATACTGACGGTGATTGGTGTCGTCATTCTGGACTTTTGTGCAGATTCCTGTGACAGTCCCTCCAAGTCCTACATCATCGACGTCTGTAACCTGGCAGATGTCGACAAGGGTCTGAACATCAGAGCTGTCCTCGGAG GTCTTGGTGCTGGGGCAGGTTATATATTTAATGGTATTGATTGGGAATCGAACGCCATGGGCAAAGCCCTTGGTAGTCAGTTACGAGTAGTGTTCCTCTTCAATTGCATCGTCTGTTTCACATGCTTCACGCTTACCCTCTTCAGCATCAAAGAAAAACCACTGCCTCCAGCCCCTAAAAAAGACAGAGTGAATCAAGAAAGGAACGGATACCAACGATTTGACAGCGGCGTACCGAAAGCAGCCAGCAAGAGAAAGCAATTGAGCTACGACTCCTTGTTCACTTCGCAGGGTAGTCTAGATCCAGCTGTTTCGAGTCCAGCCAGAAGCATCAACAGCAAAGAGCAGAGTTATGGAAAGAGTTTAACGGAATCCAACATCAATAGTGCCTCGACGTCAAGGGTTGATGAGTATCCGTCGACGTCGACATCGTCAGGGTCAGGAATGGACGATTGGGAAGATTCGGAATTCGAATCGAAGGAGGAGACGGTCTCGGCTGGAAAGCTTCTGATGTCTATTGTTAAGATGCCTAGTGAGTTACGATGGCTGTGCCTGAATCATTTCATCGGGTGGTCAGCTCTGGTGTCCATCTTTCTGTTCTACACGGACTATATGGCAGAGGTGGTGTATAAAG GAAGTCCTACAGCTCCAGAAGGTTCTGAGAAACGAAACTTGTACGACGACGGTGTCCAGATGGGATGTTGGGGAATGGTAATATTTTCTGGATCGGTGATCGTCTATGCAA cTTTATTGAACAAGCTATCTTCTTACATAGCACCTCGCACAAATTATGTCTTGGGACAAACCATATACGCTGTTGGTGTGGGATGTATGGCCATCTTTAGTGACAGTATCCCTGCGACCCTTGCCCTGAATGTGACCTCAGGGGTCATGTTTGCAACTGTCACCACTCTGCCCTATGGCCTTTTGGCTGATTATCACGACAGCTACAAG AACATGAATGACCTGGCGCGGTCCAAACGAGGTCTGGGCACCGACGTTGCCTGTCTCGCTAGCATCACTTTCTTAGCACAGATGTTCGTGTCGGCCATCTTAGGCGCTCTCATCTCTCTCACAGGTACTAAGATAACGATAGTCCTCTTTGCGAGTGGATTCAGTTTCTTGGCTGCGATTACGTCTGCGCTTTTTGTCGTCTACAGCGTGGGGGACCCACCTGAATTTCAAGACCTTGATGAGGAGCGACAACCACTTGTAATGTAG
- the LOC117302132 gene encoding lipoma-preferred partner homolog isoform X4, which translates to MGTQKIDTIEDMTTTMDRLQQELDNLDQARQELSSPQPYTTQTISSANLYSSQPKKFAPVTAPKPKGKAGGYGGSSLPPPGPHSSRAPPPPTLPKPTRQTPAKVAVQSHTQVSFPKSEDFLPPPPPAQAVSPGDAPLPPPPPELLHGGGVHSDLPLPPPPPPSHVTMQQYNEPRPPPQPHVQPSYNKQPAYQQQRPPQQNGGAATAAYKPIPPDLPRSYAGTTVPKPTDQPISAPAKTGTEAEIDALTNLLMQNMEVTPDEGEFFGICARCGQKVVGDNSGCTAMDQVYHIDCFTCDTCHAKLRGHPFFALEGKAFCETCYMDSLEKCSTCSKPITERILRATGKPYHPHCFTCVVCGKSLDGIPFTVDATNQIHCIEDFHKKFAPRCSVCLQPIMPESGQEETVRIVALDRSFHVGCYKCEDCYALLSSEADGRGCFPLDDHILCRDCNTKRVQALTAP; encoded by the exons ATGGGGACACAAAAAATAG ACACGATAGAAGACATGACGACGACCATGGATCGTCTCCAGCAGGAGCTGGATAACCTAGACCAAGCCAGGCAGGAGCTTTCCAGTCCTCAGCCTTACACCACACAGACCATCTCATCAGCCAACCTCTACTCCAGTCAGCCCAAGAAGTTTGCCCCTGTCACTGCGCCCAAACCCAAGGGCAAGGCTGGTGGGTATGGGGGTAGTTCTCTGCCCCCGCCAGGCCCCCACAGTTCCAGAG CCCCTCCCCCTCCAACGCTACCCAAACCAACCAGGCAGACGCCAGCGAAAGTAG ctgtgcAGTCGCACACTCAGGTATCATTTCCCAAGTCGGAAGACTtcctccccccacccccacctgcCCAAGCCGTCTCCCCCGGAGATGCACCTCTTCCCCCACCACCCCCTGAGCTTCTACACGGTGGAGGGGTCCACTCTGACCTACCCCTGCCCCCGCCACCACCCCCAAGCCACGTGACGATGCAACAGTACAACGAGCCGCGCCCTCCACCGCAGCCCCATGTCCAGCCAAGCTACAACAAGCAGCCTGCGTATCAACAGCAGCGGCCACCCCAGCAGAACGGGGGCGCTGCGACGGCTGCCTACAAGCCGATTCCACCAGACCTACCGAGGAGCTATGCAGGGACCACCGTACCCAAGCCAACAGACCAGCCGATCTCGGCGCCTGCCAAGACGGGTACGGAGGCTGAGATTGACGCACTGACCAATTTACTCATGCAGAACATGGAGGTGACCCCGGATGAAGGAGAATTCTTTG GAATCTGCGCCCGATGTGGTCAGAAGGTTGTTGGAGATAACAGCGGTTGCACTGCTATGGACCAGGTGTACCACATTGACTGCTTCACCTGTGATACCTGCCACGCCAAACTGCGTGGACACCCCTTCTTTGCCCTGGAGGGTAAAGCCTTCTGTGAGACCTGCTACATG GATTCGCTGGAAAAATGCTCCACCTGTTCCAAGCCTATCACTGAAAGG ATCTTGAGAGCCACTGGCAAGCCGTACCATCCACACTGCTTCACCTGTGTAGTGTGTGGAAAGAGCCTTGACGGGATACCGTTCACTGTGGATGCAACTAACCAGATTCACTGCATTGAGGACTTCCACAA GAAGTTTGCCCCTCGCTGCAGTGTCTGCCTTCAGCCCATAATGCCCGAGTCAGGCCAGGAGGAGACAGTCCGCATTGTGGCCTTGGATCGTAGCTTCCATGTCGGCTGCTACAAGTGTGAG GATTGTTACGCTCTATTGTCTTCCGAAGCGGATGGGCGTGGCTGCTTCCCATTGGACGATCATATTCTGTGCCGTGACTGCAACACCAAGCGTGTCCAGGCCCTCACAGCACCATAA
- the LOC117302132 gene encoding lipoma-preferred partner homolog isoform X3 produces the protein MGTQKIDTIEDMTTTMDRLQQELDNLDQARQELSSPQPYTTQTISSANLYSSQPKKFAPVTAPKPKGKAGGYGGSSLPPPGPHSSRGPPAPPPKTSPRHQQFSTAAVQSHTQVSFPKSEDFLPPPPPAQAVSPGDAPLPPPPPELLHGGGVHSDLPLPPPPPPSHVTMQQYNEPRPPPQPHVQPSYNKQPAYQQQRPPQQNGGAATAAYKPIPPDLPRSYAGTTVPKPTDQPISAPAKTGTEAEIDALTNLLMQNMEVTPDEGEFFGICARCGQKVVGDNSGCTAMDQVYHIDCFTCDTCHAKLRGHPFFALEGKAFCETCYMDSLEKCSTCSKPITERILRATGKPYHPHCFTCVVCGKSLDGIPFTVDATNQIHCIEDFHKKFAPRCSVCLQPIMPESGQEETVRIVALDRSFHVGCYKCEDCYALLSSEADGRGCFPLDDHILCRDCNTKRVQALTAP, from the exons ATGGGGACACAAAAAATAG ACACGATAGAAGACATGACGACGACCATGGATCGTCTCCAGCAGGAGCTGGATAACCTAGACCAAGCCAGGCAGGAGCTTTCCAGTCCTCAGCCTTACACCACACAGACCATCTCATCAGCCAACCTCTACTCCAGTCAGCCCAAGAAGTTTGCCCCTGTCACTGCGCCCAAACCCAAGGGCAAGGCTGGTGGGTATGGGGGTAGTTCTCTGCCCCCGCCAGGCCCCCACAGTTCCAGAG GTCCACCAGCGCCACCTCCTAAAACATCTCCGCGCCATCAGCAGTTTAGTACAGCAG ctgtgcAGTCGCACACTCAGGTATCATTTCCCAAGTCGGAAGACTtcctccccccacccccacctgcCCAAGCCGTCTCCCCCGGAGATGCACCTCTTCCCCCACCACCCCCTGAGCTTCTACACGGTGGAGGGGTCCACTCTGACCTACCCCTGCCCCCGCCACCACCCCCAAGCCACGTGACGATGCAACAGTACAACGAGCCGCGCCCTCCACCGCAGCCCCATGTCCAGCCAAGCTACAACAAGCAGCCTGCGTATCAACAGCAGCGGCCACCCCAGCAGAACGGGGGCGCTGCGACGGCTGCCTACAAGCCGATTCCACCAGACCTACCGAGGAGCTATGCAGGGACCACCGTACCCAAGCCAACAGACCAGCCGATCTCGGCGCCTGCCAAGACGGGTACGGAGGCTGAGATTGACGCACTGACCAATTTACTCATGCAGAACATGGAGGTGACCCCGGATGAAGGAGAATTCTTTG GAATCTGCGCCCGATGTGGTCAGAAGGTTGTTGGAGATAACAGCGGTTGCACTGCTATGGACCAGGTGTACCACATTGACTGCTTCACCTGTGATACCTGCCACGCCAAACTGCGTGGACACCCCTTCTTTGCCCTGGAGGGTAAAGCCTTCTGTGAGACCTGCTACATG GATTCGCTGGAAAAATGCTCCACCTGTTCCAAGCCTATCACTGAAAGG ATCTTGAGAGCCACTGGCAAGCCGTACCATCCACACTGCTTCACCTGTGTAGTGTGTGGAAAGAGCCTTGACGGGATACCGTTCACTGTGGATGCAACTAACCAGATTCACTGCATTGAGGACTTCCACAA GAAGTTTGCCCCTCGCTGCAGTGTCTGCCTTCAGCCCATAATGCCCGAGTCAGGCCAGGAGGAGACAGTCCGCATTGTGGCCTTGGATCGTAGCTTCCATGTCGGCTGCTACAAGTGTGAG GATTGTTACGCTCTATTGTCTTCCGAAGCGGATGGGCGTGGCTGCTTCCCATTGGACGATCATATTCTGTGCCGTGACTGCAACACCAAGCGTGTCCAGGCCCTCACAGCACCATAA
- the LOC117302132 gene encoding lipoma-preferred partner homolog isoform X2: MTTTMDRLQQELDNLDQARQELSSPQPYTTQTISSANLYSSQPKKFAPVTAPKPKGKAGGYGGSSLPPPGPHSSRAPPPPTLPKPTRQTPAKVGPPAPPPKTSPRHQQFSTAAVQSHTQVSFPKSEDFLPPPPPAQAVSPGDAPLPPPPPELLHGGGVHSDLPLPPPPPPSHVTMQQYNEPRPPPQPHVQPSYNKQPAYQQQRPPQQNGGAATAAYKPIPPDLPRSYAGTTVPKPTDQPISAPAKTGTEAEIDALTNLLMQNMEVTPDEGEFFGICARCGQKVVGDNSGCTAMDQVYHIDCFTCDTCHAKLRGHPFFALEGKAFCETCYMDSLEKCSTCSKPITERILRATGKPYHPHCFTCVVCGKSLDGIPFTVDATNQIHCIEDFHKKFAPRCSVCLQPIMPESGQEETVRIVALDRSFHVGCYKCEDCYALLSSEADGRGCFPLDDHILCRDCNTKRVQALTAP, from the exons ATGACGACGACCATGGATCGTCTCCAGCAGGAGCTGGATAACCTAGACCAAGCCAGGCAGGAGCTTTCCAGTCCTCAGCCTTACACCACACAGACCATCTCATCAGCCAACCTCTACTCCAGTCAGCCCAAGAAGTTTGCCCCTGTCACTGCGCCCAAACCCAAGGGCAAGGCTGGTGGGTATGGGGGTAGTTCTCTGCCCCCGCCAGGCCCCCACAGTTCCAGAG CCCCTCCCCCTCCAACGCTACCCAAACCAACCAGGCAGACGCCAGCGAAAGTAG GTCCACCAGCGCCACCTCCTAAAACATCTCCGCGCCATCAGCAGTTTAGTACAGCAG ctgtgcAGTCGCACACTCAGGTATCATTTCCCAAGTCGGAAGACTtcctccccccacccccacctgcCCAAGCCGTCTCCCCCGGAGATGCACCTCTTCCCCCACCACCCCCTGAGCTTCTACACGGTGGAGGGGTCCACTCTGACCTACCCCTGCCCCCGCCACCACCCCCAAGCCACGTGACGATGCAACAGTACAACGAGCCGCGCCCTCCACCGCAGCCCCATGTCCAGCCAAGCTACAACAAGCAGCCTGCGTATCAACAGCAGCGGCCACCCCAGCAGAACGGGGGCGCTGCGACGGCTGCCTACAAGCCGATTCCACCAGACCTACCGAGGAGCTATGCAGGGACCACCGTACCCAAGCCAACAGACCAGCCGATCTCGGCGCCTGCCAAGACGGGTACGGAGGCTGAGATTGACGCACTGACCAATTTACTCATGCAGAACATGGAGGTGACCCCGGATGAAGGAGAATTCTTTG GAATCTGCGCCCGATGTGGTCAGAAGGTTGTTGGAGATAACAGCGGTTGCACTGCTATGGACCAGGTGTACCACATTGACTGCTTCACCTGTGATACCTGCCACGCCAAACTGCGTGGACACCCCTTCTTTGCCCTGGAGGGTAAAGCCTTCTGTGAGACCTGCTACATG GATTCGCTGGAAAAATGCTCCACCTGTTCCAAGCCTATCACTGAAAGG ATCTTGAGAGCCACTGGCAAGCCGTACCATCCACACTGCTTCACCTGTGTAGTGTGTGGAAAGAGCCTTGACGGGATACCGTTCACTGTGGATGCAACTAACCAGATTCACTGCATTGAGGACTTCCACAA GAAGTTTGCCCCTCGCTGCAGTGTCTGCCTTCAGCCCATAATGCCCGAGTCAGGCCAGGAGGAGACAGTCCGCATTGTGGCCTTGGATCGTAGCTTCCATGTCGGCTGCTACAAGTGTGAG GATTGTTACGCTCTATTGTCTTCCGAAGCGGATGGGCGTGGCTGCTTCCCATTGGACGATCATATTCTGTGCCGTGACTGCAACACCAAGCGTGTCCAGGCCCTCACAGCACCATAA
- the LOC117302132 gene encoding lipoma-preferred partner homolog isoform X5: protein MGTQKIDTIEDMTTTMDRLQQELDNLDQARQELSSPQPYTTQTISSANLYSSQPKKFAPVTAPKPKGKAGGYGGSSLPPPGPHSSRAVQSHTQVSFPKSEDFLPPPPPAQAVSPGDAPLPPPPPELLHGGGVHSDLPLPPPPPPSHVTMQQYNEPRPPPQPHVQPSYNKQPAYQQQRPPQQNGGAATAAYKPIPPDLPRSYAGTTVPKPTDQPISAPAKTGTEAEIDALTNLLMQNMEVTPDEGEFFGICARCGQKVVGDNSGCTAMDQVYHIDCFTCDTCHAKLRGHPFFALEGKAFCETCYMDSLEKCSTCSKPITERILRATGKPYHPHCFTCVVCGKSLDGIPFTVDATNQIHCIEDFHKKFAPRCSVCLQPIMPESGQEETVRIVALDRSFHVGCYKCEDCYALLSSEADGRGCFPLDDHILCRDCNTKRVQALTAP, encoded by the exons ATGGGGACACAAAAAATAG ACACGATAGAAGACATGACGACGACCATGGATCGTCTCCAGCAGGAGCTGGATAACCTAGACCAAGCCAGGCAGGAGCTTTCCAGTCCTCAGCCTTACACCACACAGACCATCTCATCAGCCAACCTCTACTCCAGTCAGCCCAAGAAGTTTGCCCCTGTCACTGCGCCCAAACCCAAGGGCAAGGCTGGTGGGTATGGGGGTAGTTCTCTGCCCCCGCCAGGCCCCCACAGTTCCAGAG ctgtgcAGTCGCACACTCAGGTATCATTTCCCAAGTCGGAAGACTtcctccccccacccccacctgcCCAAGCCGTCTCCCCCGGAGATGCACCTCTTCCCCCACCACCCCCTGAGCTTCTACACGGTGGAGGGGTCCACTCTGACCTACCCCTGCCCCCGCCACCACCCCCAAGCCACGTGACGATGCAACAGTACAACGAGCCGCGCCCTCCACCGCAGCCCCATGTCCAGCCAAGCTACAACAAGCAGCCTGCGTATCAACAGCAGCGGCCACCCCAGCAGAACGGGGGCGCTGCGACGGCTGCCTACAAGCCGATTCCACCAGACCTACCGAGGAGCTATGCAGGGACCACCGTACCCAAGCCAACAGACCAGCCGATCTCGGCGCCTGCCAAGACGGGTACGGAGGCTGAGATTGACGCACTGACCAATTTACTCATGCAGAACATGGAGGTGACCCCGGATGAAGGAGAATTCTTTG GAATCTGCGCCCGATGTGGTCAGAAGGTTGTTGGAGATAACAGCGGTTGCACTGCTATGGACCAGGTGTACCACATTGACTGCTTCACCTGTGATACCTGCCACGCCAAACTGCGTGGACACCCCTTCTTTGCCCTGGAGGGTAAAGCCTTCTGTGAGACCTGCTACATG GATTCGCTGGAAAAATGCTCCACCTGTTCCAAGCCTATCACTGAAAGG ATCTTGAGAGCCACTGGCAAGCCGTACCATCCACACTGCTTCACCTGTGTAGTGTGTGGAAAGAGCCTTGACGGGATACCGTTCACTGTGGATGCAACTAACCAGATTCACTGCATTGAGGACTTCCACAA GAAGTTTGCCCCTCGCTGCAGTGTCTGCCTTCAGCCCATAATGCCCGAGTCAGGCCAGGAGGAGACAGTCCGCATTGTGGCCTTGGATCGTAGCTTCCATGTCGGCTGCTACAAGTGTGAG GATTGTTACGCTCTATTGTCTTCCGAAGCGGATGGGCGTGGCTGCTTCCCATTGGACGATCATATTCTGTGCCGTGACTGCAACACCAAGCGTGTCCAGGCCCTCACAGCACCATAA
- the LOC117302423 gene encoding peroxisome biogenesis factor 10-like encodes MFQPASQPEIIRSNQKDQFYVDFLRNSLADICQSLAGPRVWARWRKELDVLGEVLYFGLTTVAGYQTLGEEYVSILQVDHAQRAVPNIKRRLALVLMYSCSPYLLDRLLAYIPKLLETDRAAERISPERRQRISKMIPVLRHAVAIIQRTHMALFYLRGVFYHLAKRWTGIQYLLVRRGPGYGSMKPSFKVLAWLSLIQLTASLLHSLYKIKAGQGTVTTGTETTSESDLKRVVEDGRGTNPALRCPLCLETRRNSTATPCGHLFCWECITEWCATKAECPLCREKFQLSRLIYLQNFDSR; translated from the exons ATGTTTCAACCAGCCAGTCAACCCGAGATAATTCGTAGCAACCAAAAAGACCAATTCTATGTGGATTTCCTTCGCAACTCTTTGGCAGATATATGTCAGTCACTTGCAG GACCTAGAGTATGGGCCAGATGGAGAAAGGAACTTGATGTTCTCGGAGAAGTCTTATACTTTGGTCTGACAACAGTCGCAG GGTATCAGACGCTAGGAGAAGAGTATGTGAGCATTCTTCAGGTAGATCACGCACAGAGGGCGGTACCAAACATCAAG AGACGATTGGCTCTTGTACTAATGTACTCCTGCTCGCCCTACCTCCTGGACCGGTTGCTTGCTTACATTCCAAAGCTCTTGGAAACCGACAGAGCAGCGGAAAGAATAAGTCCAGAGCGACGACAGAGAATTTCCAAGATGATTCCTGTATTGAGACACGCAGTAGCCATCATCCAGAGGACCCACATGGCCCTATTTTATCTCAGAGGGGTGTTCTACCACTTAGCCAAACGATGGACTGGAATACAGTAT TTATTGGTGCGCAGAGGTCCAGGCTATGGTAGTATGAAACCAAGCTTCAAGGTCTTAGCCTGGTTGTCATTAATTCAGCTCACAGCAAGTCTTCTACACTCACTGTACAAGATAAAAGCAGGACAAGGAACAGTAACGACTGGAACTGAGACTACATCTGAATCTGACCTCAAAAG AGTGGTGGAAGACGGCAGAGGAACAAACCCCGCCCTGCGCTGTCCCCTGTGTCTGGAAACAAGGCGTAACTCAACTGCCACACCCTGTGGGCATCTCTTCTGTTGGGAGTGCATCACCGAGTGGTGTGCCACAaag GCTGAATGTCCTTTGTGTCGGGAAAAGTTCCAACTGTCGAGACTCATTTACCTGCAGAATTTTGATTCCAGGTAA
- the LOC117302132 gene encoding lipoma-preferred partner homolog isoform X1 → MGTQKIDTIEDMTTTMDRLQQELDNLDQARQELSSPQPYTTQTISSANLYSSQPKKFAPVTAPKPKGKAGGYGGSSLPPPGPHSSRAPPPPTLPKPTRQTPAKVGPPAPPPKTSPRHQQFSTAAVQSHTQVSFPKSEDFLPPPPPAQAVSPGDAPLPPPPPELLHGGGVHSDLPLPPPPPPSHVTMQQYNEPRPPPQPHVQPSYNKQPAYQQQRPPQQNGGAATAAYKPIPPDLPRSYAGTTVPKPTDQPISAPAKTGTEAEIDALTNLLMQNMEVTPDEGEFFGICARCGQKVVGDNSGCTAMDQVYHIDCFTCDTCHAKLRGHPFFALEGKAFCETCYMDSLEKCSTCSKPITERILRATGKPYHPHCFTCVVCGKSLDGIPFTVDATNQIHCIEDFHKKFAPRCSVCLQPIMPESGQEETVRIVALDRSFHVGCYKCEDCYALLSSEADGRGCFPLDDHILCRDCNTKRVQALTAP, encoded by the exons ATGGGGACACAAAAAATAG ACACGATAGAAGACATGACGACGACCATGGATCGTCTCCAGCAGGAGCTGGATAACCTAGACCAAGCCAGGCAGGAGCTTTCCAGTCCTCAGCCTTACACCACACAGACCATCTCATCAGCCAACCTCTACTCCAGTCAGCCCAAGAAGTTTGCCCCTGTCACTGCGCCCAAACCCAAGGGCAAGGCTGGTGGGTATGGGGGTAGTTCTCTGCCCCCGCCAGGCCCCCACAGTTCCAGAG CCCCTCCCCCTCCAACGCTACCCAAACCAACCAGGCAGACGCCAGCGAAAGTAG GTCCACCAGCGCCACCTCCTAAAACATCTCCGCGCCATCAGCAGTTTAGTACAGCAG ctgtgcAGTCGCACACTCAGGTATCATTTCCCAAGTCGGAAGACTtcctccccccacccccacctgcCCAAGCCGTCTCCCCCGGAGATGCACCTCTTCCCCCACCACCCCCTGAGCTTCTACACGGTGGAGGGGTCCACTCTGACCTACCCCTGCCCCCGCCACCACCCCCAAGCCACGTGACGATGCAACAGTACAACGAGCCGCGCCCTCCACCGCAGCCCCATGTCCAGCCAAGCTACAACAAGCAGCCTGCGTATCAACAGCAGCGGCCACCCCAGCAGAACGGGGGCGCTGCGACGGCTGCCTACAAGCCGATTCCACCAGACCTACCGAGGAGCTATGCAGGGACCACCGTACCCAAGCCAACAGACCAGCCGATCTCGGCGCCTGCCAAGACGGGTACGGAGGCTGAGATTGACGCACTGACCAATTTACTCATGCAGAACATGGAGGTGACCCCGGATGAAGGAGAATTCTTTG GAATCTGCGCCCGATGTGGTCAGAAGGTTGTTGGAGATAACAGCGGTTGCACTGCTATGGACCAGGTGTACCACATTGACTGCTTCACCTGTGATACCTGCCACGCCAAACTGCGTGGACACCCCTTCTTTGCCCTGGAGGGTAAAGCCTTCTGTGAGACCTGCTACATG GATTCGCTGGAAAAATGCTCCACCTGTTCCAAGCCTATCACTGAAAGG ATCTTGAGAGCCACTGGCAAGCCGTACCATCCACACTGCTTCACCTGTGTAGTGTGTGGAAAGAGCCTTGACGGGATACCGTTCACTGTGGATGCAACTAACCAGATTCACTGCATTGAGGACTTCCACAA GAAGTTTGCCCCTCGCTGCAGTGTCTGCCTTCAGCCCATAATGCCCGAGTCAGGCCAGGAGGAGACAGTCCGCATTGTGGCCTTGGATCGTAGCTTCCATGTCGGCTGCTACAAGTGTGAG GATTGTTACGCTCTATTGTCTTCCGAAGCGGATGGGCGTGGCTGCTTCCCATTGGACGATCATATTCTGTGCCGTGACTGCAACACCAAGCGTGTCCAGGCCCTCACAGCACCATAA